Proteins co-encoded in one Streptomyces roseochromogenus subsp. oscitans DS 12.976 genomic window:
- a CDS encoding CBS domain-containing protein: MHHRTVEELMTRDVVRARRDTPFKELVRLLAENDVTAVPVVDDLDRPMGVVSEADLLRKSADQADPSGRTPMPNLEAWERAKAEGSRAEELMSAPAVCARPEWSVVEAARLMETQNVKRLPVVDEADRLLGIVSRGDLLRVFLRRDDAIREEITGDVLRRTLGLDPRDVTVEVRDGRVTLGGTVEYRSLIPVIEQLCRGVDGVVSVAGRIEWRTDG; this comes from the coding sequence ATGCACCACCGAACGGTCGAGGAGCTCATGACCCGGGACGTCGTCCGGGCGCGGCGCGACACGCCGTTCAAGGAACTCGTCAGGCTGCTGGCGGAGAACGACGTCACCGCCGTGCCCGTCGTGGACGATCTGGACCGCCCCATGGGGGTGGTGTCCGAGGCCGATCTGCTGCGCAAGAGCGCCGATCAGGCCGACCCGTCGGGCAGGACCCCCATGCCGAACCTGGAGGCGTGGGAGCGGGCCAAGGCCGAGGGTTCCCGTGCCGAGGAACTCATGTCGGCTCCCGCCGTATGCGCGCGTCCGGAGTGGAGTGTGGTCGAGGCCGCCCGTCTCATGGAGACCCAGAACGTCAAGCGGCTGCCCGTGGTGGACGAGGCGGACCGGCTCCTGGGCATCGTCAGCCGCGGCGATCTGCTGCGGGTCTTCCTGCGCCGCGACGACGCCATCCGCGAGGAGATCACCGGGGACGTGCTGCGGCGCACCTTGGGGCTCGATCCGAGGGACGTGACGGTCGAGGTGCGCGACGGACGGGTCACTCTCGGCGGAACCGTGGAGTACAGGAGCCTGATCCCCGTCATCGAACAGCTGTGCCGTGGCGTCGACGGCGTCGTCTCGGTCGCCGGCCGCATCGAATGGCGCACGGATGGCTGA
- a CDS encoding 2-oxo acid dehydrogenase subunit E2, with amino-acid sequence MTEFTMPSLGADMDEGVLKEWLVGPGDRVRNGDVVAVVETDKAAIEVECFESGTVGRLLVPPGTRVPVGAPLAVIEGEGASGARADARGEPTATGAEAVPPMVAASVAASVRGPLPQEPPMRAKADRERAAGVEHPKPRRQTVGGLKSVPEIRSEPGKKSAHTAAGPTAQQPVVSAETDSIPGTGPLVRHLAVRRGVDLTTLHGTGRGGRITRGDVEHARPGPVTRVRATPYARRLAHDLGVDLAALRGTGDSGAVRAADVHAAVRARAVRHEPERPTAQQRDEERTQVAVAGDTRPEQRTDTMRRAVADLVSRSKREIPHYYLSTTIDLAAAMDWLRRFNRSRPPADRLVPAALLLKAAAVAAREVPALNGYWQNGGFVPGAAVNLGVAVSLRQGGLLAPVIDRADTLSPDALMARLKDLVQRARRGRLRGSEMSGATLTVTNLGDQGVESVFGVIHPPQVALVGFGAVVERPWATGGMLGVRPVVTATLAADHRATDGAVGARYLTAVDQLLQKPEEL; translated from the coding sequence ATGACCGAGTTCACCATGCCCTCGCTCGGCGCGGACATGGACGAAGGCGTACTGAAGGAGTGGCTCGTGGGCCCAGGGGACCGAGTGCGCAACGGCGACGTCGTGGCCGTCGTGGAGACCGACAAGGCGGCCATCGAGGTCGAGTGTTTCGAGTCGGGCACGGTGGGACGGCTGCTCGTCCCACCGGGCACCAGGGTGCCGGTGGGCGCACCACTCGCGGTCATCGAGGGCGAGGGCGCGAGCGGCGCGCGGGCGGACGCTCGTGGGGAGCCGACGGCGACCGGGGCTGAGGCGGTCCCGCCCATGGTCGCCGCATCCGTCGCTGCATCCGTCAGGGGGCCCCTCCCGCAGGAGCCGCCGATGCGCGCGAAGGCCGATCGGGAACGGGCCGCAGGGGTCGAACACCCGAAACCTCGGCGGCAGACGGTCGGGGGGCTCAAGTCCGTCCCGGAGATCCGATCGGAACCCGGGAAGAAGTCCGCACACACGGCGGCCGGCCCAACTGCCCAGCAGCCCGTCGTGTCCGCAGAGACCGACTCGATTCCCGGGACCGGACCGCTCGTACGGCACCTCGCGGTGCGGCGAGGCGTCGACCTGACGACACTGCACGGCACCGGGCGCGGCGGACGGATCACCCGTGGCGACGTCGAGCACGCCCGGCCAGGCCCGGTGACCAGGGTGCGGGCCACCCCGTACGCCCGGCGCCTCGCCCATGACCTGGGCGTCGACCTGGCGGCGCTGCGCGGCACGGGAGACAGCGGAGCCGTGCGGGCGGCGGATGTGCACGCGGCTGTGCGCGCACGAGCCGTACGACACGAACCCGAGCGGCCGACCGCACAGCAGCGGGACGAGGAGCGCACGCAGGTGGCTGTGGCGGGAGACACCCGGCCGGAGCAACGTACGGACACCATGCGCCGGGCCGTCGCCGACCTCGTGAGCAGATCCAAACGGGAGATCCCGCACTACTACCTGTCCACCACGATCGACCTCGCGGCGGCCATGGACTGGCTGCGCCGGTTCAACCGCAGCCGGCCGCCCGCCGACCGCCTCGTGCCGGCGGCTCTGCTGCTGAAGGCCGCCGCCGTGGCGGCGCGCGAGGTGCCGGCCCTGAACGGCTACTGGCAGAATGGCGGCTTCGTCCCCGGCGCCGCGGTCAACCTGGGTGTCGCGGTGTCGCTCCGGCAGGGCGGACTGCTCGCACCCGTGATCGACCGCGCCGACACCCTGTCGCCCGACGCCCTCATGGCCCGCCTCAAGGATCTGGTGCAGCGGGCTCGCCGGGGACGGCTGCGGGGCAGCGAGATGTCCGGCGCCACCCTGACCGTCACCAACCTGGGCGACCAGGGCGTGGAGAGTGTGTTCGGCGTCATCCATCCACCCCAGGTGGCCCTGGTCGGCTTCGGCGCGGTCGTCGAACGGCCCTGGGCGACCGGCGGCATGCTCGGCGTGCGCCCCGTGGTGACCGCGACCCTGGCCGCCGACCACCGGGCCACGGACGGTGCGGTCGGCGCCCGGTACCTCACGGCGGTCGACCAACTGCTGCAGAAACCGGAGGAGTTGTGA
- a CDS encoding alcohol dehydrogenase catalytic domain-containing protein: MRALVYHGPAQISWDTVPDPVVEEATDAIVRVDATTICGSDLRILRGDLPEVKPGTVLGHEAVGEVVEVGDEVRHLRPGDQVIVSSVSACGDCRACRDAMYGQCGGGGGWILGSLINGAQAEFVRVPFADHSTTRRPSDLPLDDAVLLAELLPTAYEVGVRNGHVCPGDIVVVVGAGPVGLATVIVARLYSPRRVIVVDLAGPRLENAVRVGADAAESPGAMIAELAEGPGADVAIEASGDPDGFVLCTRAVRAGGHVANIGAQGGPVTLHLESLWRKNLTISTGQVDTSSTAWLLELMRFGRLPVSGLVTHTFGLDRMEDAYEVFAGGTASGALKVVLRGE; the protein is encoded by the coding sequence GTGCGAGCGCTTGTCTATCACGGCCCGGCACAGATCTCCTGGGACACCGTCCCGGACCCTGTGGTCGAGGAGGCCACCGACGCGATCGTGCGCGTCGACGCGACGACCATCTGCGGCAGCGATCTGCGCATCCTGCGGGGAGACCTCCCCGAGGTGAAGCCGGGGACCGTCCTCGGCCACGAGGCCGTCGGCGAGGTCGTGGAGGTCGGTGACGAAGTGCGTCATCTGCGCCCGGGGGATCAGGTGATCGTGTCGTCCGTCTCCGCGTGCGGTGACTGCAGGGCGTGCCGTGACGCCATGTACGGACAGTGCGGCGGAGGCGGCGGATGGATTCTGGGGAGTCTCATCAACGGGGCCCAGGCCGAGTTCGTGCGGGTGCCCTTCGCCGACCACTCCACCACCCGACGCCCGTCCGACCTCCCGCTCGACGACGCGGTGCTGCTCGCCGAGCTGCTCCCGACCGCCTACGAAGTCGGGGTACGCAACGGACATGTGTGCCCCGGAGACATCGTCGTCGTGGTGGGCGCGGGCCCTGTCGGTCTTGCCACGGTGATCGTCGCCCGGCTCTACTCACCCCGCCGCGTCATCGTGGTGGATCTGGCCGGACCCCGGCTGGAGAACGCGGTCCGTGTGGGAGCCGACGCCGCCGAATCGCCGGGGGCCATGATCGCCGAGCTGGCCGAGGGACCGGGCGCCGATGTGGCCATCGAGGCGTCGGGTGATCCGGACGGCTTCGTCCTGTGCACGCGCGCCGTCCGCGCGGGAGGGCACGTCGCCAACATCGGCGCGCAAGGCGGGCCGGTGACGCTGCATCTCGAATCGCTGTGGCGCAAGAACCTGACGATCAGTACGGGTCAGGTGGACACGTCCTCCACGGCGTGGCTGCTGGAGCTCATGAGGTTCGGGCGCCTGCCCGTCTCCGGGTTGGTCACCCACACCTTCGGCCTCGACAGGATGGAAGACGCCTACGAGGTTTTCGCAGGCGGTACCGCCTCGGGGGCCCTGAAAGTCGTCCTGCGCGGCGAGTGA
- the pdhA gene encoding pyruvate dehydrogenase (acetyl-transferring) E1 component subunit alpha — protein sequence MSTTRTPRAPRPATRPNRQAAHRLALLESMLRVRRFEERCVELYSAARIRGFMHLYIGEEAVAVGVNEALTADDAVVSTYREHGHALARGVPAEAIMAEMFGRVTGCSRGRGGSMHLFDAGRRFYGGNAIVGGGLPLAAGLALADRMTERNRVTCCFFGDGAFAEGEFHETANLAALWGLPLLLVCENNLYAMGTALARHQAQTDLALRAAGYGMVSWAVDGMDVFAVEDAARRAAEGVRAGTGPHFLEMRTYRFRAHSMYDSDRYRDKAEIEHWKERDPVEGLARRLREANELTDKARSALEDRLATEIDGAVAAAERAAEEPVEDLLKYVTSPVEASPP from the coding sequence ATGAGCACCACCCGTACCCCGCGCGCGCCGCGGCCCGCGACCCGGCCGAACCGCCAAGCGGCGCACCGTCTGGCCCTGCTGGAGTCGATGCTGCGCGTCCGCCGGTTCGAGGAACGCTGTGTGGAGCTGTACAGCGCCGCCCGCATCCGGGGTTTCATGCACCTCTACATCGGCGAGGAAGCCGTCGCGGTCGGCGTCAACGAGGCACTCACGGCCGACGACGCGGTCGTGTCGACGTACCGCGAACACGGACACGCCCTCGCCCGCGGGGTTCCGGCCGAGGCGATCATGGCGGAGATGTTCGGCAGGGTCACCGGGTGCAGCCGGGGCCGCGGCGGTTCCATGCACCTCTTCGACGCCGGCCGTCGTTTCTACGGCGGCAACGCGATCGTCGGCGGCGGGCTCCCCCTTGCGGCCGGCCTCGCCCTAGCCGACCGCATGACCGAACGGAACCGTGTCACCTGCTGTTTCTTCGGCGACGGCGCCTTCGCCGAGGGCGAGTTCCACGAGACGGCCAACCTCGCCGCGCTCTGGGGACTGCCCCTGCTGCTGGTCTGCGAGAACAACCTGTACGCCATGGGCACCGCGCTCGCGCGTCACCAGGCCCAGACCGACCTCGCGCTGCGTGCCGCCGGGTACGGCATGGTCTCCTGGGCCGTGGACGGCATGGACGTCTTCGCCGTCGAGGACGCCGCCCGCCGGGCCGCCGAAGGGGTACGGGCCGGAACCGGACCGCACTTCCTGGAGATGCGCACGTACCGTTTCCGCGCCCACTCCATGTACGACTCCGACCGCTACCGCGACAAGGCCGAGATCGAGCACTGGAAGGAGCGGGACCCGGTCGAGGGGCTCGCCCGGCGGCTGCGGGAGGCGAACGAGCTGACCGACAAGGCCCGTAGCGCCCTGGAGGACCGCCTGGCCACCGAGATCGACGGCGCCGTCGCAGCCGCCGAGCGGGCGGCGGAAGAACCCGTCGAGGATCTGCTGAAGTACGTCACCAGCCCGGTGGAGGCGAGCCCACCATGA
- a CDS encoding universal stress protein, whose amino-acid sequence MTIPLVVGVDGSEASLEAVDWAAQEAVRHGVPLHLLHAAGGEHEASRVISTATARARKSSPAVRISSDVSPEDAATALVGVGRNAFALVLGSRGLGDLAGLLLGSVSLAVAARADCPVVVVRGAAEHREARFGSIVVGVKEEKSSGTAMHFAFREAQARRCRLVAVHAWSAPSGACTTAQAPSWPLEAHQRPPAQVLDDALRTSAQQYGDAQVIRQVIEGPARQALLEAASVADLLIVGARRRLGHPGLQLGLINHAVLHHAPCPVAVVPQM is encoded by the coding sequence GTGACGATACCCCTGGTGGTCGGCGTCGACGGCTCCGAGGCGAGCCTGGAGGCGGTCGACTGGGCCGCCCAAGAGGCGGTCCGGCACGGCGTGCCGCTCCACCTCCTGCACGCGGCGGGCGGGGAGCACGAGGCGTCTCGAGTGATCAGCACTGCCACCGCACGTGCCAGGAAGAGCTCTCCCGCGGTACGGATCTCTTCCGACGTGTCGCCCGAGGACGCGGCCACGGCCCTGGTCGGCGTCGGGCGCAACGCCTTCGCGCTCGTGCTGGGGTCCCGCGGGCTCGGAGACCTCGCCGGCTTGCTCCTGGGCTCGGTGAGTCTCGCGGTGGCGGCACGGGCCGACTGCCCGGTCGTGGTGGTCCGCGGCGCGGCCGAGCACCGCGAGGCCCGGTTCGGGAGCATCGTCGTGGGTGTGAAGGAGGAGAAGAGCAGCGGCACGGCCATGCACTTCGCGTTCCGCGAGGCCCAGGCGCGGCGCTGCCGGCTGGTCGCGGTACACGCCTGGAGCGCTCCGTCCGGTGCGTGTACGACCGCTCAAGCCCCGTCGTGGCCGCTGGAGGCCCACCAGCGCCCACCAGCGCAGGTACTCGACGACGCACTGCGCACCTCGGCCCAACAGTACGGCGACGCCCAGGTGATCCGACAGGTGATCGAAGGACCGGCTCGCCAGGCCCTGCTGGAGGCCGCGTCAGTGGCCGATCTGCTGATCGTGGGCGCCCGCCGGCGGCTCGGGCACCCGGGACTGCAACTGGGCCTGATCAATCATGCGGTACTGCATCACGCACCATGCCCGGTCGCTGTCGTACCCCAGATGTGA
- a CDS encoding acyl carrier protein produces the protein MKPLDHAEAMSVIKESITQIVPDADFAQVEPDDKFRDVLELDSLDFLSLVQLLSERTGIRIDEEDYPELTTLSGATRFLVDRSKESPGAAP, from the coding sequence ATGAAACCCTTGGACCACGCGGAGGCGATGTCCGTGATCAAGGAGTCGATCACCCAGATCGTGCCCGACGCGGACTTCGCTCAGGTCGAGCCGGACGACAAGTTCCGTGACGTGCTCGAACTCGATTCGCTCGATTTCCTCAGCCTGGTACAGCTGCTGTCCGAGCGCACGGGCATCCGGATCGACGAGGAGGACTACCCGGAACTGACCACGCTGTCCGGCGCCACACGCTTCCTGGTCGACAGATCGAAGGAGAGCCCTGGCGCAGCCCCGTGA
- a CDS encoding TIGR00374 family protein — MAQPDPGPRKAGAAPGAAARPGWVWWLCTGLILVAAGVVALSRRRELVEAYHLITRVRLPGLVAAVALESMSVLCFAAVPHWLLQTGGSRWSMRRMACTTMAGNAMAGALPGGAAFSAAWMFRYLSRRGAGQALAAAVLVTAGALSVFSLFLLLVTGVLVAGPSGPDVYVRPVVGALVLALAFGLVILGLSRFAGFRRVLRRAWASTGRHSRRVVNAEDALIRLTEQVREVQPRLLPWLRPFAFAVLNWVLDAACLAAGMWALGIGVPWHGLLFAYALTQIASTLRLTPGNLVITEATLSVLLAVYGLQPGQAIAATFFYRIIGFWALQPVGWACWTGLTLEASLADRKRRSRARWLRRGAAGFTRRAGRLSGPPRRYRLRKPRRRLPSCRGRRCG; from the coding sequence ATGGCACAGCCAGATCCCGGGCCCCGGAAGGCCGGCGCGGCACCGGGCGCCGCGGCCCGGCCGGGCTGGGTCTGGTGGCTGTGCACCGGGCTCATCCTGGTGGCCGCCGGCGTGGTCGCGCTCTCCCGGCGTCGCGAGCTCGTCGAGGCGTACCACCTGATCACCCGGGTGCGCCTGCCCGGCCTGGTGGCCGCCGTGGCACTCGAATCGATGTCCGTCCTGTGCTTCGCCGCCGTGCCGCACTGGCTGCTGCAGACGGGCGGTTCCCGGTGGAGCATGCGCAGAATGGCATGCACCACCATGGCCGGCAATGCGATGGCGGGCGCCCTGCCGGGTGGTGCGGCGTTCTCGGCCGCCTGGATGTTCCGGTACTTGTCCCGCCGAGGCGCGGGACAAGCACTCGCGGCCGCTGTTCTGGTGACCGCGGGCGCACTGTCAGTCTTCAGCCTCTTCCTGCTGCTGGTGACGGGTGTGCTCGTGGCAGGCCCGAGCGGCCCCGACGTCTACGTTCGTCCCGTGGTCGGTGCCCTGGTGCTGGCCCTCGCGTTCGGTCTGGTGATCCTCGGCCTGTCCCGGTTCGCCGGCTTCCGCCGTGTGCTGCGACGTGCCTGGGCCTCTACGGGGCGGCACTCCAGGCGAGTCGTGAACGCCGAGGACGCTCTGATCCGGCTGACGGAGCAAGTCCGCGAAGTGCAGCCCCGGTTGCTGCCCTGGCTGCGACCGTTCGCCTTCGCCGTTCTCAACTGGGTGCTCGATGCGGCATGTCTGGCTGCCGGGATGTGGGCGCTCGGTATCGGCGTGCCCTGGCACGGACTGCTCTTCGCCTACGCACTGACACAGATCGCGAGCACCTTGCGCCTGACTCCCGGGAACCTGGTCATCACCGAGGCGACCCTGTCCGTGCTGCTCGCCGTCTACGGCCTGCAGCCCGGCCAGGCGATCGCCGCCACGTTCTTCTACCGCATCATCGGCTTCTGGGCCTTGCAGCCAGTCGGCTGGGCATGCTGGACGGGCCTCACACTTGAGGCCTCCCTCGCGGACCGGAAGCGCAGATCGCGGGCTCGGTGGCTGCGCCGAGGCGCGGCTGGGTTCACTCGCCGCGCAGGACGACTTTCAGGGCCCCCGAGGCGGTACCGCCTGCGAAAACCTCGTAGGCGTCTTCCATCCTGTCGAGGCCGAAGGTGTGGGTGA
- a CDS encoding alpha-ketoacid dehydrogenase subunit beta → MTATHTRTAVPTAPADRKTTYREAMREALREALRTDERVFLMGEDVGRYGGCFGVSLGLLEEFGPERIRDAPLSESAFVGAGIGAALAGMRPIVEIMTVNFSLLALDQILNNAATLLHMSGGQLPVPIVIRMTTGAGRQLAAQHSHSLEGWYAHIPGLRVLAPATLTDARYMLAPALADPDPVLIFEHGSLYNASGELPADAGPVGIDHAAVRRAGTDVSLITYGGSLPKALAAADDLAGGGISAEVVDLRTLRPLDDATIGDSVARTHRAVVVDEGWRSGSLAAEISARLTEQHFYDLDAPVERVCSAEVPMPYARRLEEAALPQVHGIVAAAHRTVGDPMPASGTDEAKRLPVHREGGLR, encoded by the coding sequence ATGACCGCGACCCACACCCGTACCGCCGTCCCCACGGCTCCCGCCGACCGGAAGACCACGTATCGGGAGGCGATGCGCGAGGCCCTGCGCGAGGCGCTGCGCACCGATGAGCGGGTGTTCCTGATGGGCGAGGACGTGGGCCGGTACGGCGGCTGTTTCGGTGTCAGCCTCGGTCTGCTGGAGGAGTTCGGACCCGAGCGGATCCGCGACGCCCCGCTGTCGGAGTCCGCGTTCGTCGGCGCCGGCATCGGCGCGGCCCTGGCGGGCATGCGGCCGATCGTCGAGATCATGACGGTCAACTTCAGCCTGCTGGCCCTGGACCAGATCCTCAACAACGCGGCGACGCTGCTGCACATGTCGGGCGGCCAGCTGCCGGTGCCGATCGTGATCCGGATGACCACCGGGGCGGGGCGGCAGCTCGCCGCCCAGCACTCGCACAGCCTGGAGGGCTGGTACGCGCACATCCCCGGCCTGCGGGTCCTGGCCCCGGCGACCCTCACCGACGCCCGGTACATGCTGGCCCCCGCGCTGGCCGACCCCGACCCCGTACTGATCTTCGAGCACGGCAGCCTGTACAACGCCTCCGGAGAACTGCCGGCCGACGCCGGTCCGGTCGGCATCGACCACGCTGCGGTCCGCCGCGCCGGGACGGACGTCTCCCTGATCACCTACGGCGGCTCACTTCCCAAGGCCCTGGCCGCCGCCGACGACCTCGCGGGCGGCGGCATCAGCGCGGAGGTCGTAGACCTGCGCACCCTTCGCCCCTTGGACGACGCCACCATCGGCGACTCGGTCGCCCGCACCCACCGCGCCGTCGTCGTGGACGAGGGCTGGCGCAGCGGCAGCCTCGCCGCGGAGATCTCCGCCCGCCTGACGGAACAGCACTTCTACGACCTGGACGCCCCCGTCGAGCGGGTGTGCAGCGCCGAGGTTCCCATGCCGTATGCGCGCAGGCTGGAGGAGGCCGCACTGCCCCAGGTCCACGGGATCGTCGCTGCCGCACACCGAACGGTCGGCGACCCCATGCCGGCGTCCGGTACCGACGAGGCGAAGCGGCTGCCGGTCCATCGGGAGGGCGGGCTGAGATGA